The genomic interval TCGCCGTGACCGACTTGAAGTGGTGATGGAAGGACGACACGCTCATATTGACGCGCTCGGCCAGGTCCTCGATGCGCAGCGGCCGCGCAAAATTCTCCTTCAGCCAGGCGACGGCACGCGCGATCCGGTTGCTGTGGCTATCGGTCGTGGCGATGTTGATCAGCCGGGCTCCATGCGGCCCGGTCAGCACCCGGTAAAGGATTTCCTGCTCAATCAGCGGCTCCATGGCGGGAATATCGCCCGGACGATCGAGCAAACGCAGCAGGCGGACGACGGCATCCATGAGTTCCGGCGGCGCGACGTTGACCACCATCCCGCGCTGCCCGTCCGTATGGGCGGCCGGGCGCGGAACATCGATGCGGCTGAGCAGCTCCAGGAGCTTTTCGGAATCGATCGCCATCCCGAGGCAGAGATGCGGCACCTCGGGACTTGCCTCCGTAACCCGCCAGGCGACCGGCAGATCGAGCGAGGTCAAGAGATAATCGCCGGTGCCGTAGCTGATCATTTCCGTGCCGAGCTGCAGGCTTTTGGCCCCCTGCAGCACGAAGGCGAAACAGGGTCGGTAGCTGCTGTGCAAGGGATCGCTGGGCTTCGACCTGCGGCTGATATGAAGATTGCCGATCGCGGTCGAGAACTCGCCGTCGCTGGGCGCAAAGCGCATCGCGAGGTCGACCATCTCCTGATAGGGGCTGAAAGGCAAGGTCATACGGCAACTCTTTCTGTCTAGTATTCGACGTCATCAGTACCGCACTTATCTAGAGTGTCTGGACCATTTCTCAAACAGGCAGGCGCCCCACTTTTGCAGGATCGTGCAAAAAGCTGAGAGGATCGCTCTAACCCTCTCCCACCATTCCAGGCAATAGTTCGCCATCCTGCTCAACCCCTTCCGAAAATGAAAAGGACGGTTCCATGCCTATCGCAAGAGGCTATGCCGCAACTGACGCTTCCAAGCCGCTGACCCCTTTCACCTTCGAACGCCGCAACCCGAACCCCGACGACGTCGTCATCGACATCAAGTTTGCCGGCATCTGCCATTCCGACATCCACACCGTGCGCAACGAATGGAAGAACGCTGTCTACCCGATCGTGCCGGGCCATGAGATCGCCGGCATCGTCTCGGCCGTCGGCTCCGCCGTGACCAAGTTTAAGGTCGGCGACCGCGTCGGCGTCGGCTGCTTCGTCGATTCCTGCATCGGCTGCGCCGAGCGCGACCTCGACCGCGAACAGTACATGCCGGGTCTTTCCGGCACCTACAACGACTTCGAAGCGGACGGCAAGACGCGCACTCAGGGCGGCTATTCCGACTCGATCGTCGTCAAGGAAGGTTACGTCATGTCCATCCCGGACAATCTGCCGCTCGACGCCTCCGCGCCGCTGCTCTGCGCCGGCATCACGCTCTATTCGCCGCTGCGCCACTGGAAGGCCGGCCCCGGCAAGAAGGTCGCGATCGTCGGCATGGGCGGCCTCGGGCACATGGGCGTCAAGCTGGGTTCGGCCATGGGCGCCGACATCACCGTTCTCTCCCAGACCCTTTCCAAGAAGGAAGACGGCCTGAAGCTCGGCGCCAAGGAATATTACGCCACCAACGACCCGGAAACCTTCACCAAGCTCGCCGGTACCTTCGACCTGATCATCTGCACCGTCAGCGCCGAGATCGACTGGAACGCCTATCTCGGCCTCCTGAAGGTGGACGGCTCCTTCGTCGTCGTCGGGGCGCCGGAGAACCCGATCCCTGTGCACGCCTTCTCGATCATTCCCGGCCGCAAGAGCATCTCCGGCTCGATGATCGGCTCGATCAAGGAAACGCAGGAAATGCTGGATTTCTGCGGCGAGCACAACATCGTCTCCGAGATCGAGAAGATCAACATCGACCAGGTCAACGAAGCCTATGAGCGCGTCCTGAAGAGCGACGTCCGCTACCGCTTCGTCATCGACATCGCCTCGCTGGCGGCTTGAGGAAATGGAAAGGCGGCTCGAAAGAGCCGCCTTTTTAATACCGAACGGCATCCTCGATCGGCCCTCCCGCGAAGGTGCGATGGCTGGATCCTTTACCGGCACGCCGTGGGGCACCCCCTCTGCCCTGCCGGGCATCTCCCCCACAGGTGGGGAGATCGGCTGGGCGCGAGGGCATCTCGGCTGGGCGCGAGGGCATCTCCAAACAACTACCGCATGGTATTTCGATACAGCAGCGAGGGACGGATGGCCCACCTTCTTGCCGATCTCCGCCCTTGTGGGAAAGATATCCGGCAGGACAGAGGGGGTGCCCGCATGCACGCCTCTCCTAACTATCCTCCGGCTTGACCCAAAAGCAAGAAGCCTACCCCTCCTCCCGCATCGTCTCCCGCTGGGTGATCAGCCGGGCGCTGTGCTGGCCGCTCAGATAGATCCACAGCCAGCTCCAGGCGACGGAGAAGCGGGAACGGGTTCCGATCAGGAAGTAGATATGGGCGAGGCCCCAGATCCACCAGGCGATCCAGCCCTTCAGCTTGATCCGGCCGAAATCGATGATCGCGGCGCTCTGGCCGATGGTCGCCAGACTGCCCTGGTGCCGATACTTGAAAGGCGCCGGCGCCGGTTTGCCCGATAGGCGGGCGCGGATGACCTTGGCAACGTAGCCGCCCTGCTGCTTGGCGGCTGGCGCGATGCCGGGCACCGGCTTGCCGTCCTCGCGCATGACCGAGGCGGTGTCGCCGATGACGAAGACATCTGGCAGACCCGGCGCGCTCAGGTCCTTTTCGACGACGACACGCCCTGCCCTGTCGGCCGCCACGCCGAGCCAGCGGGCGGCCGGCGAGGCGGTGACGCCGGCCGCCCAGACGATCGTCCGGCTCGGGATGAAGGCCTCGCCGATTTGCACGCCATCGGCGCTGCACTCCGTCACCGGCTTCCCGAGAAGCACCTCGACGCCGAGTTTCTCAAGCGCCTTTTGTGCATAGGCCGAAAGCTGCTCGGCGAAGGTCGGCAGCACCCGCGGGCCGGCCTCGACCAGCACGACGCGGGTCTTTCGCGTGTCAATATTGCGGAATTCCTTCGGCAGGGTGAAATGCGCGAGCTCGGCGATGATCCCGGCAAGCTCGACCCCGGTCGGTCCGGCACCGACGATGGTAAAGGTCAGAAGCGCATCGCGCAGGGCGGGATCGGCTTCCATCTCCGCCCTCTCGAAGGCGAGCAGCACGCGGCGGCGGATCGTCGTCGCATCCTCGAGCGTCTTCAGGCCTGGCGCGACCGGCTCCCATTCGTCATGGCCGAAATAGGCATGCGTCGCCCCGGTCGCGAGCACCAGCGTGTCGTAACCTAGAGTCATGCCGCTGCGTAACGAGACCGTCTTCGCGCCGCTGTCGACGCCGGTGACCTCGCCGAGCAGCACCGTCACTTCGGGCCGGTCGGCGTAGAGGCGGCGGATCGGCCAGGCGATTTCCGAGGTGGAGAGAATGGTCGTCGCCACCTGATAGAGCAGCGGCTGGAACAGATGATGGTTGCGCCGGTCGACGAGCGTGATCTTCACGCCTGCGCCCTTCAACCCGTTGACGAGCTGCAACCCGCCGAAACCGCCGCCGACAACGACGACACGATGATCGCTCATGACCTACCCCTTTTGCGCCATTTCGCTGAAAGCCAATGTGGCTTTCGCCGCAGGGTTTGCAACCGCGGTTTCGGCATGCCTGCCCTGCACCGGCAGCAGTCAATGGCATCAAGGTCGGCGGTTCGCGAGCCGATCCAATGACACGAACGGTACGCCCCGTAAGAGCACGAAAACCGGCGTTCCGGGCGTGCTTATCACGCTGGATTCCCAGAAAATCGCAAAACGCCCCAAAAAAGCGAGAATGGAACAAGGAGGAAATCCCGCACTGTCAGGAGAAAGCCCTGTTTGGGTCGGCCTCGGCCCATCAAAAACCGGCTCAGCTGACATAACCCACGGGTATTGCCATTCCATGTTTTAATTCTTCCATCGAGATCGACGCCGAGACATCGAAAAGTTCGAGCCGACGCACGATCTGCTTGTAGATCACGTCGTAATGCTCGACGCGCGGCAGCACGATCTTCAGGATGTAATCGTGATTACCGGTCAGCCGGTGTGCCTCGACGATCTCGGGAATATCACTGATGATCCTGCGAAAGCTCTCCGTCCATTCGTCGGAATGGTGCGCCGTCTTGACCAGGGCAAAGACCGTCGTCGGCACGCCCATCCGTTCGCGGTCGAGCACGACGATGCGTCTGGCGATATGGCCGCTTTCTTCCAGCCGCTGGATGCGCCGCGAGCAGGCCGAGACCGAAAGCGCCACGCGCTCGGCAAGATCGGTCACGGATATGCCGGCATCCTTCTGCAGCATGTCGAGAATCCGTCTGTCGCGATCGTCAAGCATCGTGTGAAATGAACCTTGCGCGCCGAATTTGCGCGATTAGATCGAATAACGCAAAATCATAGCACATATATCGCCAGCAGGACAAATAATGCAAACATGCCGCGCCAGCATTGCGGCATTATTTTCCCAAGTTCAAAGCAAGGGAGCATGAAGAGATGGAAACGATCGGCCTGATCGGCGGCATGAGTTTCGAAAGTTCGGCGGTCTATTATCGCCTGGTCAACGAGATGGTGCGCGCCCGCAAGGGCGGTCTCGCCTCGGCCGAACTCATCCTGCATTCGGTCAATTTCGAGGAGATCGTCGCTCTTCAGAAGGCCGGCGACTGGGCTGGAGCTGCCCGCCGTCTCGGCGATGTCGCCGAACGCCTGCAGGCTGCCGGCGCCGGCTGCGTCCTGATCTGCACCAACACAATGCACCTGATCGCCGACGAAGTCGCGGCCAGGGTCTCCGTGCCGCTGATCCACATCATCGACGAGACGGCGAAATCGCTGCATGCGAGCGGCCGCAAGCGCCCGCTGCTGCTCGCCACCCGCTACACGATGGAGCACGGTTTCTACGGCGAGCGCATGAAAAACCTCGGCCTCGATATCATGGTTCCCGATGCTGCCGACCGCACCACCGTGCACGACATCATCTTCAACGAGCTCTGCGCCGGAAGGGTGCACGATCGCTCGCGCGAAAAGCTGATCGCCATCATCGACCGCGCCGTAGACAACGGCGCCGACAGCATCATCCTCGGCTGCACCGAGATCTGCCTGATCCTCGATCCCGACCGTCTGCCGCTGCCGGGCTTCGACACGACCACGATTCATGCTCGCGCGGCTGTCGATTTCGTGCTCGGCGCTGAAGAAGAAGCGGAAAACGAGGCCGCCTGATCGCAACGATAATTTAGTTGACTCAGTCAACTAAATGCACGACAAAATCTCCATTCGGAGGTCCTGTCGGCATGGACACGGTCGACCAACCCTCTTTCGTCATGCTCGGGCTTGTCCCGAGCATCTGCCTCCGGTCGATAGGGCAGCAGATCCTTGGCACAAGGCCGAGGATGACGTCGAGCAAGGGGCGACGTTTGTCAGCA from Rhizobium lentis carries:
- a CDS encoding AraC family transcriptional regulator, with product MTLPFSPYQEMVDLAMRFAPSDGEFSTAIGNLHISRRSKPSDPLHSSYRPCFAFVLQGAKSLQLGTEMISYGTGDYLLTSLDLPVAWRVTEASPEVPHLCLGMAIDSEKLLELLSRIDVPRPAAHTDGQRGMVVNVAPPELMDAVVRLLRLLDRPGDIPAMEPLIEQEILYRVLTGPHGARLINIATTDSHSNRIARAVAWLKENFARPLRIEDLAERVNMSVSSFHHHFKSVTAMTPVQYQKQLRLHEARRLMLVERLDAGTAGHRVGYQSPSQFSREYSRLYGASPARDVDGVREMIAAE
- a CDS encoding NAD(P)-dependent alcohol dehydrogenase, whose product is MPIARGYAATDASKPLTPFTFERRNPNPDDVVIDIKFAGICHSDIHTVRNEWKNAVYPIVPGHEIAGIVSAVGSAVTKFKVGDRVGVGCFVDSCIGCAERDLDREQYMPGLSGTYNDFEADGKTRTQGGYSDSIVVKEGYVMSIPDNLPLDASAPLLCAGITLYSPLRHWKAGPGKKVAIVGMGGLGHMGVKLGSAMGADITVLSQTLSKKEDGLKLGAKEYYATNDPETFTKLAGTFDLIICTVSAEIDWNAYLGLLKVDGSFVVVGAPENPIPVHAFSIIPGRKSISGSMIGSIKETQEMLDFCGEHNIVSEIEKINIDQVNEAYERVLKSDVRYRFVIDIASLAA
- a CDS encoding NAD(P)/FAD-dependent oxidoreductase, with the protein product MSDHRVVVVGGGFGGLQLVNGLKGAGVKITLVDRRNHHLFQPLLYQVATTILSTSEIAWPIRRLYADRPEVTVLLGEVTGVDSGAKTVSLRSGMTLGYDTLVLATGATHAYFGHDEWEPVAPGLKTLEDATTIRRRVLLAFERAEMEADPALRDALLTFTIVGAGPTGVELAGIIAELAHFTLPKEFRNIDTRKTRVVLVEAGPRVLPTFAEQLSAYAQKALEKLGVEVLLGKPVTECSADGVQIGEAFIPSRTIVWAAGVTASPAARWLGVAADRAGRVVVEKDLSAPGLPDVFVIGDTASVMREDGKPVPGIAPAAKQQGGYVAKVIRARLSGKPAPAPFKYRHQGSLATIGQSAAIIDFGRIKLKGWIAWWIWGLAHIYFLIGTRSRFSVAWSWLWIYLSGQHSARLITQRETMREEG
- a CDS encoding Lrp/AsnC family transcriptional regulator, which encodes MLDDRDRRILDMLQKDAGISVTDLAERVALSVSACSRRIQRLEESGHIARRIVVLDRERMGVPTTVFALVKTAHHSDEWTESFRRIISDIPEIVEAHRLTGNHDYILKIVLPRVEHYDVIYKQIVRRLELFDVSASISMEELKHGMAIPVGYVS
- a CDS encoding aspartate/glutamate racemase family protein, encoding METIGLIGGMSFESSAVYYRLVNEMVRARKGGLASAELILHSVNFEEIVALQKAGDWAGAARRLGDVAERLQAAGAGCVLICTNTMHLIADEVAARVSVPLIHIIDETAKSLHASGRKRPLLLATRYTMEHGFYGERMKNLGLDIMVPDAADRTTVHDIIFNELCAGRVHDRSREKLIAIIDRAVDNGADSIILGCTEICLILDPDRLPLPGFDTTTIHARAAVDFVLGAEEEAENEAA